The Gemmatimonadaceae bacterium genome includes a region encoding these proteins:
- a CDS encoding Uma2 family endonuclease, which produces MSLADPGGTIVRHAHLPSPYAEQSLMGMPHTAEHWTADRVRALPDDGNRYELIEGALVVTPAPRGLHQEAIMGLVTRLEPWLRETRIGRVLFSPADLSLGEDEVLQPDLFVYQTATGARLRDWDDIVAMLLVVEVISPSTARYDRQLKRRRYQRASIPEYWIVDPDARLIERWRAGDDRPDVMTDHVLWAPDPNHPAFELDVSAYFADVLGD; this is translated from the coding sequence ATGTCGCTCGCCGATCCGGGCGGAACGATCGTGCGCCATGCGCACTTGCCATCCCCGTACGCCGAGCAGAGCCTTATGGGTATGCCACATACCGCCGAGCACTGGACCGCGGACCGCGTACGCGCGTTGCCTGACGACGGAAACCGGTACGAGCTCATCGAGGGTGCGCTGGTTGTGACGCCGGCGCCTCGCGGACTTCATCAAGAGGCCATCATGGGCCTCGTGACGCGACTGGAGCCATGGCTCCGAGAGACTCGTATCGGCAGAGTGTTGTTTTCGCCGGCCGATCTCTCGCTCGGCGAAGACGAAGTGCTCCAGCCCGATCTGTTCGTGTACCAAACTGCCACGGGCGCTCGGCTTCGCGACTGGGATGACATCGTTGCGATGCTGCTGGTCGTAGAAGTCATCTCCCCGTCCACCGCGCGATACGATCGGCAGCTCAAGCGAAGGCGCTATCAGCGCGCGAGCATCCCTGAGTACTGGATCGTTGATCCGGATGCGCGGCTGATCGAGCGCTGGCGCGCCGGCGACGATCGTCCGGACGTGATGACGGACCACGTCCTGTGGGCGCCGGATCCCAACCATCCCGCGTTCGAGCTGGACGTGTCCGCATACTTCGCGGACGTGTTGGGCGACTGA
- a CDS encoding PIN domain-containing protein produces MAVAATECRRKLCERAQRHIRAGRRTALAGARSLTVLADSGVLYALIDRDDAWHSRVRTWWERSREDVLVPVVVLPEVSYLLGRRIGADAELAFTRAIADGEFTLEGLTSEDVERAADLMSIYLDTPLGLVDACVVAAAERLDIVKVLTVDRRHFSLVRPLHVPSLRLLP; encoded by the coding sequence ATCGCAGTCGCGGCTACCGAGTGTCGCCGGAAGCTTTGCGAGCGGGCGCAGCGACACATCCGAGCGGGTCGACGAACTGCTCTGGCCGGAGCCCGATCGCTGACAGTCCTCGCCGACTCCGGCGTCTTGTACGCGCTCATCGATCGCGACGACGCGTGGCACAGCCGCGTTCGCACCTGGTGGGAGCGGTCACGAGAAGATGTTCTCGTTCCGGTCGTTGTGCTGCCCGAAGTGTCCTATCTCCTGGGCCGGCGTATCGGTGCAGACGCCGAGCTTGCGTTCACGCGAGCGATTGCAGATGGCGAATTCACGCTCGAGGGACTCACGTCCGAAGATGTCGAGCGGGCGGCTGATCTCATGAGCATCTATCTCGACACGCCGCTCGGCCTCGTCGATGCGTGTGTGGTTGCGGCCGCCGAGCGACTCGACATCGTGAAGGTGTTGACGGTGGACCGCCGCCATTTTTCGTTGGTCAGGCCGCTTCACGTTCCATCGCTGAGGCTTCTGCCGTAG
- a CDS encoding LytTR family DNA-binding domain-containing protein, with product MIVDDEPPARARLRRLLESEDGVELLAECANGADAIAAIERDAPDLVFLDVQMPGLDGFHVIEALDVARLPAIVFVSGFDEYALHAFDVHAVDYLLKPVGRERFRTALARARERLALGDAAAPDARLLALVAELRAARASRERLAVRHEGRVQFVRVGDVDWVEAAANYVRLHARGGVFVLRESMKRMEARLPSDSFLRIHRSTIVNFDRVREIQPWFHGEYIALLTDGTRLVVGQAYAGRLRELMG from the coding sequence ATGATCGTCGACGACGAGCCGCCGGCGCGCGCCCGATTGCGCCGGCTGCTCGAGAGCGAAGACGGCGTCGAATTGCTCGCCGAATGTGCGAACGGCGCCGACGCGATCGCCGCCATCGAGCGCGATGCGCCCGACCTCGTGTTCCTCGACGTGCAGATGCCTGGCCTCGACGGTTTCCACGTGATCGAAGCGCTCGACGTGGCGCGGCTGCCGGCGATCGTCTTCGTGAGCGGCTTCGACGAGTACGCGCTGCACGCCTTCGACGTGCACGCCGTCGACTACCTGCTCAAACCCGTTGGGCGAGAACGCTTCCGCACCGCCCTCGCCCGCGCCCGCGAGCGCTTGGCGTTAGGCGACGCGGCCGCGCCCGATGCGCGCCTCTTGGCACTCGTGGCCGAGCTGCGAGCGGCGCGCGCCAGCCGCGAACGGCTCGCCGTCAGGCACGAAGGCCGGGTTCAGTTCGTCCGCGTGGGCGACGTGGACTGGGTGGAAGCAGCGGCGAACTACGTGCGGCTGCACGCCCGCGGCGGCGTGTTCGTGCTCCGCGAAAGCATGAAGCGCATGGAAGCCCGCCTGCCGAGCGACTCCTTCCTGCGAATCCACCGCTCGACGATCGTGAACTTCGATCGGGTGCGCGAAATCCAGCCTTGGTTTCACGGTGAATACATCGCCCTGCTCACCGACGGGACGCGGCTCGTGGTCGGCCAGGCATACGCAGGCCGGCTGAGAGAGCTCATGGGCTGA
- a CDS encoding histidine kinase — MSLPLTDSIRTVAWWRQLEGRGVTARRAGMAGAVVGVATVLALLFALGRYLAAPHRTPSSLLPILVWELARWYVWLLLLPVLRRALDESVATQFAAVFGISALHTLVIVAVEQVVPEFLAGAASGAIASFAGHAGIMAASDLLACAALVAALHAIRYRDRFRERDQRATALQAQLDRAELELLGLRIRPHFLFNALNAVSGLMHDDVDAADEMLSALGELLRSALAAGGAQEIPLREEVDFLRRYLAIMRLRLGDRLTTNIELDAGVVDTLVPNLVLQPLVENAVRYGASRLTGTVHVEVRAERCPSGVRLRVIDNGPGLPALREGGRRRDGIGLRTTRERLRQTYGTAYRLELINRPPPNGGVEAVLVLPFRPDVRRRVS; from the coding sequence ATGTCTTTGCCGCTCACGGACTCGATTCGCACAGTTGCCTGGTGGCGTCAGCTGGAGGGACGCGGGGTAACCGCGCGGCGCGCCGGGATGGCCGGGGCAGTGGTCGGCGTCGCAACCGTTCTGGCGCTGCTGTTCGCGCTCGGGCGATACTTGGCAGCGCCGCACCGCACGCCCTCGTCGCTTCTTCCCATTCTCGTGTGGGAGCTGGCCCGCTGGTACGTGTGGCTCTTGCTGCTCCCGGTGCTGCGTCGCGCGCTCGACGAATCGGTTGCGACGCAGTTCGCGGCGGTGTTCGGGATCTCGGCGCTCCATACTCTGGTGATCGTCGCCGTCGAGCAAGTGGTTCCCGAATTCCTCGCCGGGGCCGCCTCCGGCGCGATCGCATCGTTCGCCGGACACGCCGGCATCATGGCCGCATCGGACCTGCTCGCCTGCGCCGCGCTCGTCGCGGCGCTCCATGCGATCCGGTATCGCGACCGCTTCCGCGAGCGCGACCAGCGCGCGACGGCGCTGCAGGCGCAGCTCGATCGCGCCGAGCTCGAGCTGCTCGGCCTCAGGATCCGTCCGCATTTTCTCTTCAACGCGCTCAACGCCGTGTCGGGATTGATGCACGACGACGTCGATGCGGCCGACGAGATGCTGTCTGCGTTAGGCGAACTGCTTCGCTCGGCCCTCGCGGCCGGCGGCGCGCAGGAAATTCCGCTGCGCGAGGAAGTGGACTTCCTGCGCCGCTATCTGGCGATCATGCGGCTCCGCCTGGGCGACCGGCTGACGACGAACATCGAGCTCGACGCCGGCGTGGTGGACACGCTCGTCCCGAATCTCGTGCTGCAGCCGTTGGTCGAAAACGCGGTGCGCTACGGCGCGTCGCGTCTCACGGGCACGGTGCACGTCGAGGTTCGCGCCGAGCGATGCCCGAGCGGCGTCCGGCTCCGCGTGATCGACAACGGCCCTGGCCTGCCGGCGCTGCGCGAGGGCGGCCGCCGCCGCGACGGCATCGGGCTCCGCACGACGCGCGAGCGCTTGCGCCAGACGTACGGCACCGCGTACCGGCTCGAACTGATCAACCGGCCTCCGCCTAACGGAGGTGTGGAGGCCGTCCTCGTGCTGCCGTTCCGTCCCGACGTGCGCCGCCGCGTCTCCTGA
- a CDS encoding ion channel, whose translation MTAQEERDLGFGSVVARESRKRLLNRDGTFNVERRGLGYFQSLSLYHTALSISWPRFLAAVVSTYLVINIAFACAFLLCGHGALNTPPTGMPEGRFLQAFFFSVETFGTIGYGNVYPVGVLPGLVMVVEALTGLLVLAMSTGLIFARFSRPTARIRFSTNAVVAPYRGITALMLRIVNERRNQIVEVEAQVLFSRRSADDGTARVFDELGLERRHVVFFPLAWTIVHPIDETSPLYGLTPADLREMDAECLVLLKGIDETFSQTVHARSSYRDDEIIWNAQFTSMFNPPTPDGVVSIDMDRLDAFERVRTGPAPVDTAAD comes from the coding sequence ATGACGGCTCAGGAAGAACGCGACCTCGGTTTCGGCAGCGTCGTCGCACGCGAGAGCCGGAAACGACTGCTCAATCGCGACGGGACGTTCAATGTCGAGCGTCGCGGGCTTGGATATTTTCAATCGCTGAGCCTGTATCACACGGCGCTCTCGATCTCGTGGCCGCGGTTTCTCGCCGCGGTCGTGAGCACGTACCTCGTGATCAACATCGCGTTCGCGTGCGCGTTCCTGTTGTGCGGACACGGCGCGCTCAACACACCGCCCACCGGAATGCCCGAGGGCAGGTTTCTCCAGGCGTTTTTCTTTTCGGTGGAGACGTTCGGCACCATTGGCTACGGCAACGTCTATCCTGTGGGGGTGCTGCCGGGCCTGGTGATGGTGGTGGAAGCGTTGACGGGGCTCCTGGTGCTGGCGATGTCGACGGGGCTCATCTTCGCGCGCTTCTCGCGTCCGACGGCGCGGATCCGGTTCAGCACCAACGCCGTGGTGGCGCCCTACCGCGGCATCACGGCGCTCATGCTTCGCATCGTCAACGAGCGCCGCAACCAGATCGTGGAAGTCGAGGCACAGGTGTTGTTCTCGCGGCGCTCCGCCGACGATGGAACGGCGCGCGTGTTCGACGAGCTCGGCTTGGAGCGGCGCCACGTCGTGTTCTTCCCGCTCGCGTGGACCATCGTGCACCCGATCGACGAGACGAGTCCGCTCTATGGCCTAACGCCGGCCGACCTGCGCGAGATGGACGCCGAGTGCCTCGTGCTGCTCAAAGGGATCGACGAGACGTTTTCGCAGACGGTGCACGCGCGTTCTTCGTACCGCGACGACGAGATCATCTGGAACGCGCAGTTCACGTCGATGTTCAACCCGCCCACGCCGGACGGAGTGGTGAGCATCGACATGGACCGGCTCGATGCCTTCGAGCGCGTGCGCACGGGACCCGCGCCGGTCGACACGGCCGCGGACTAA